The proteins below come from a single Oncorhynchus keta strain PuntledgeMale-10-30-2019 chromosome 1, Oket_V2, whole genome shotgun sequence genomic window:
- the phb2b gene encoding prohibitin-2b: MANKEPNRFLTHLRDLAGRMSGAGGKGAGIGLKLLIGAGALAYGVKEATFTVDGGQRAIIFNRIGGMQMDTVLAEGLHFRLPWIQYPIIYDIRARPRKIASLTGSKDLQMINIGLRVLSRPVAANLPAMYQQLGKDYDERVLPSIVNEVLKSVVAKFNASQLITQRAQVSLLIRRELFERAKDFNIILDDVAITELSFSREYTAAVEAKQVAQQEAQRAQFYVEKAKQDQRHKIIQAEGEAEAAKMLGQAVTKNPGYLKLRRIRAAQAIAKTVATSQNKVYLSADNLVLNLQDDSFNNLSLGKK, from the exons ATGGCGAATAAAGAGCCCAAC CGCTTCCTGACACATCTGCGGGACCTGGCCGGTCGTATGTCTGGTGCGGGGGGCAAGGGAGCAGGGATAGGTCTCAAGCTGCTCATTGGTGCTGGAGCTCTGGCCTATGGCGTCAAAGAGGCTACATTCACGG TGGATGGAGGTCAGAGAGCGATCATCTTCAACAGAATTGGGGGGATGCAGATGGACACAGTGCTGGCTGAGGGACTGCACTTCAG GTTACCATGGATCCAGTACCCAATCATCTATGACATCAGAGCCAGGCCCAGGAAGATCGCTTCACTAACTGGAAGTAAAG ATCTGCAGATGATAAACATTGGGCTGCGTGTGCTGTCTCGTCCTGTGGCCGCCAACCTGCCTGCCATGTACCAGCAGTTGGGGAAAGACTATGACGAGAGAGTACTACCCTCCATTGTCAACGAGGTGCTAAAGAGCGTGGTGGCCAAGTTCAATGCCTCACAGCTCATTACTCAGAGAGCACAG GTGTCCTTGTTGATTCGCCGGGAGCTGTTTGAGAGAGCCAAAGACTTCAACATCATCCTGGACGATGTGGCCATCACAGAGCTGAGCTTCAGCAGGGAGTATACTGCTGCCGTAGAGGCCAAACAAGTTG CCCAACAGGAGGCCCAGAGAGCCCAGTTCTACGTGGAGAAAGCCAAACAGGACCAGAGACACAAGATTAttcaggcagagggagaggcagaggctgCCAAGATG TTGGGACAAGCAGTGACGAAGAATCCTGGATACCTGAAGCTTCGACGAATCAGAGCTGCCCAGGCCATTGCTAAGACG GTGGCAACGTCCCAGAACAAGGTGTACCTTTCCGCCGACAACCTGGTCCTCAACCTTCAAGACGACTCTTTTAACAA TCTATCACTGGGAAAGAAGTAG